The Magnetococcales bacterium genome includes a window with the following:
- a CDS encoding DUF2442 domain-containing protein → MPLPRIVSVAPGERPYTLHIGWKAGGESLVDVSTLIETFRVYTPLRQSIELFKQVRIGEYGTDIVWTEEVDLSAETLWRLAQEQSQITVETFQKGNVLREQQSSHNKVAVFL, encoded by the coding sequence ATGCCGTTGCCACGAATTGTCTCCGTCGCTCCGGGAGAACGACCCTACACCCTGCACATCGGCTGGAAAGCCGGAGGGGAGAGCCTTGTGGATGTTTCAACGTTGATTGAAACGTTCCGGGTTTACACCCCGTTGCGACAATCCATCGAATTGTTCAAACAAGTTCGAATTGGGGAATACGGAACGGATATCGTGTGGACCGAGGAGGTGGATCTCTCCGCCGAAACCTTGTGGCGGCTGGCCCAGGAACAATCCCAAATCACCGTTGAAACCTTCCAAAAAGGAAACGTCCTGAGAGAACAGCAGAGTTCCCACAACAAGGTTGCGGTATTTTTGTGA
- a CDS encoding zinc-ribbon domain-containing protein, whose protein sequence is MIVQCENCGSRFEVDQNLLGTKGRKLKCSRCKHIFFQAAPSAEAGEEQPVATLPPVVAPVVEAPAETAPPAEEESAVEDDSWMQDLSPEEEPPAALSPDVEESLSEADNEALAALLAEEAESGADSPDEDLAAALAASEEEGFGSAAEEEDLAALLSTTEKDAVSEEEDDLLAALAAAEEMPADPELTAAFDLDADSDADLQAVLATEMPSQAFEAEEPAEEVVTEAPAEEDFSVDDLSVDEPEISAGAFNLDDFSDDEPEISAGAVDVDDPEEEGGERSFPSLEKASAEEEDEFPVAAAADVGMDAGEINGLDEDFGAGSGAAVGREVDDLSDADLERLLNQGAEGSASEEDALAQAMDDMDLGDLSAGGNDDGSGLSADLMLNEDDLQALDDLEAGGQQEMDRPPTTASRKDTAQAWEEEDGDLQDIVELDEVATRPEDLDRDIDLDADTMLQSKPGGMRRDDPVFDHLGLDPVKDMAWEMPSADHEAMLSAHLDGGDHVWDVGKETPPSFLDNASVRSKVWLVAALLLLVLVGGYGYRSGLLASFLSGKGGSGPFAVVRAEASWQGSEFAPLLRVDGLLRNEEKRSQRAQMVKVSLVDAAGKNLVSGRAVPDRVLTGTDLSSEEKVLRDMLALQSNVERLKVPKVGPRDEMPFQVVFIDPPQEAVNFRVDFEEVPKDAGPKPK, encoded by the coding sequence GTGATCGTCCAGTGCGAGAACTGCGGGAGTCGTTTCGAGGTAGACCAGAACCTGCTGGGTACCAAGGGGCGCAAGCTGAAATGCTCCCGTTGCAAGCACATCTTTTTCCAGGCGGCTCCTTCCGCCGAGGCGGGAGAGGAGCAACCGGTGGCGACGCTGCCCCCGGTGGTTGCTCCCGTGGTGGAAGCCCCTGCCGAAACCGCCCCTCCCGCAGAGGAGGAGAGTGCGGTGGAGGACGATTCCTGGATGCAGGATCTCTCCCCGGAAGAGGAGCCCCCTGCCGCCTTGTCGCCGGACGTGGAGGAGAGTCTTTCCGAAGCGGATAACGAGGCTTTGGCGGCTTTGTTGGCGGAAGAGGCGGAGAGCGGCGCCGATTCGCCGGATGAGGATCTGGCCGCGGCCTTGGCTGCCTCGGAAGAGGAGGGTTTCGGATCCGCTGCGGAAGAGGAGGATTTGGCGGCACTTCTGTCCACGACGGAAAAAGATGCCGTCTCGGAAGAGGAAGACGATTTACTGGCGGCGTTGGCTGCTGCCGAAGAGATGCCGGCGGATCCGGAGTTGACGGCGGCCTTCGATCTGGATGCGGATTCCGATGCGGATTTGCAGGCGGTTCTGGCCACGGAGATGCCGTCCCAGGCCTTCGAAGCGGAGGAGCCTGCGGAAGAGGTCGTGACGGAGGCTCCTGCTGAAGAAGATTTTTCCGTGGACGATCTTTCGGTTGATGAGCCGGAGATTTCTGCGGGGGCTTTTAACCTCGACGATTTTTCGGATGATGAGCCGGAGATTTCTGCGGGGGCTGTTGACGTCGATGATCCGGAGGAAGAGGGGGGGGAGCGCTCCTTCCCTTCGTTGGAAAAGGCGTCGGCGGAGGAAGAGGATGAGTTTCCCGTGGCGGCGGCTGCGGATGTCGGGATGGACGCGGGAGAGATCAACGGGCTGGATGAGGACTTTGGGGCCGGGTCGGGTGCCGCTGTCGGGCGCGAAGTGGATGATCTGAGCGATGCGGATCTGGAGCGTCTGTTGAATCAGGGCGCGGAGGGTTCCGCCTCCGAAGAGGATGCCCTGGCTCAGGCCATGGATGACATGGATCTGGGTGATTTGTCTGCGGGTGGGAACGACGACGGGTCGGGGCTGTCGGCGGACCTGATGCTGAATGAAGACGATTTGCAGGCATTGGATGATCTGGAGGCCGGCGGTCAGCAGGAGATGGATCGTCCCCCCACGACGGCGAGTCGCAAGGATACGGCTCAAGCCTGGGAGGAAGAAGACGGCGATTTGCAGGACATTGTGGAATTGGACGAGGTGGCGACCCGTCCGGAGGATCTGGATCGGGACATCGATCTGGATGCCGACACCATGTTGCAGAGCAAGCCGGGCGGGATGAGGCGGGATGATCCGGTTTTCGATCATCTTGGACTCGATCCCGTCAAAGACATGGCCTGGGAGATGCCGTCCGCGGACCATGAGGCGATGTTGAGCGCCCATTTGGATGGTGGGGATCATGTTTGGGATGTGGGCAAGGAGACGCCGCCTTCGTTCCTGGACAATGCTTCGGTGCGTTCCAAGGTTTGGCTGGTGGCGGCTTTGTTGTTGCTGGTGTTGGTGGGGGGGTATGGTTATCGGAGCGGGTTGCTGGCTTCGTTTCTTTCGGGGAAGGGGGGCAGTGGGCCGTTTGCGGTGGTGAGAGCGGAGGCCAGTTGGCAGGGCAGCGAGTTCGCGCCGTTGTTGCGGGTGGATGGGTTGTTGCGCAACGAGGAGAAGCGGTCGCAGCGGGCGCAGATGGTGAAGGTTTCGTTGGTGGATGCGGCGGGGAAGAATCTGGTTTCGGGGCGTGCGGTTCCGGATCGGGTGTTGACGGGTACGGATTTATCCAGTGAAGAGAAGGTATTGCGGGACATGTTGGCGTTGCAGAGCAATGTGGAGCGGCTGAAGGTGCCCAAGGTGGGGCCACGGGATGAGATGCCGTTCCAGGTGGTGTTCATCGATCCGCCGCAGGAGGCGGTGAATTTCCGGGTGGATTTCGAAGAAGTGCCGAAGGATGCCGGGCCGAAGCCTAAGTAA
- a CDS encoding ABC transporter permease gives MSDQPTESGSEAREAEMASLSPTESAASAKTDAKSQRGKTPKKVGVSAVYRYRRALQRAWRFFHEGSLSHWTTTIIIAIALTIYGVFSLLLENAQSALDHWRGDRTITVFLKPQITGNKLDRFLDQLALQPLVTGINPISPDEALRRLKEMMGTEAGLLDGLEENPLPYSVEFTLKEDNLLEGERLARNLSTWSEIDAVSWDQQWAKRLSSVIHSFRYVSHVLSALLLSAVALIISNTIKLTIIARRDEVEVMRFMGATNAFIKTPFIFEGVLQGLFGAVLAMAFTHLLYLGARQVVRDLGLSFGVHLVLNPLSWSNLGLIVGLGVVLGLAGALLSLSRFLKI, from the coding sequence ATGAGCGACCAACCGACCGAAAGCGGCAGCGAAGCCCGGGAAGCGGAGATGGCCAGTCTCTCTCCGACGGAGAGTGCAGCCTCCGCAAAAACCGACGCCAAGTCCCAACGGGGCAAAACCCCGAAAAAGGTCGGCGTTTCGGCGGTCTATCGCTATCGCCGCGCCTTGCAACGTGCCTGGCGCTTTTTTCACGAAGGCTCCCTCTCCCACTGGACCACCACCATCATCATCGCCATCGCCCTGACCATCTACGGGGTCTTCTCCCTGCTGCTGGAAAACGCCCAGTCGGCGCTGGATCACTGGCGCGGGGATCGAACCATCACCGTTTTTCTCAAACCCCAGATCACCGGGAACAAGCTCGACCGCTTTCTGGATCAACTGGCCTTGCAACCTCTGGTCACCGGCATCAATCCCATCTCGCCCGACGAGGCCTTGCGGCGTCTCAAGGAGATGATGGGCACCGAAGCGGGTCTGCTCGACGGCTTGGAAGAGAATCCCCTGCCCTATTCCGTGGAATTCACCCTCAAGGAGGACAACCTCCTGGAGGGTGAACGTCTGGCCCGCAACCTCTCCACCTGGTCGGAGATCGATGCCGTCTCCTGGGATCAACAGTGGGCCAAACGCCTCTCCTCCGTGATCCACAGTTTCCGTTACGTCAGCCATGTCCTTTCGGCGTTGTTGCTCTCGGCGGTGGCGCTCATCATTTCCAACACCATCAAGCTGACCATCATCGCCCGGCGTGACGAGGTGGAGGTGATGCGTTTCATGGGCGCCACCAACGCTTTCATCAAGACGCCTTTCATCTTCGAAGGCGTGTTGCAGGGCCTTTTCGGAGCGGTGCTGGCCATGGCCTTCACCCATCTGCTCTATCTGGGAGCGCGGCAGGTGGTGCGGGATCTGGGGCTCTCCTTCGGCGTGCATCTGGTGTTGAATCCCCTCTCCTGGAGCAATCTGGGCTTGATCGTGGGGTTGGGAGTGGTGTTGGGTTTGGCGGGGGCATTGTTGTCTCTGTCGCGTTTTCTAAAAATATAG
- the gcvH gene encoding glycine cleavage system protein GcvH, whose amino-acid sequence MSSVPAGLHYTKEHEWLALEGDQAVVGITDFAAGQLGDVVFVELPAVGTRLEMGKPFGVVESVKSVSDLFAPVSGVVTAVNEALRDAPEKVNEDAYGAGWMIRLQLEEGADRSFLMDAEDYGKLIAH is encoded by the coding sequence ATGTCATCGGTCCCGGCGGGCTTGCACTATACCAAGGAACACGAATGGTTGGCGTTGGAGGGTGATCAGGCCGTGGTGGGCATCACCGACTTCGCCGCCGGACAATTGGGAGATGTGGTTTTCGTGGAATTGCCGGCTGTCGGAACACGGCTGGAGATGGGCAAGCCTTTCGGGGTGGTGGAGTCGGTGAAATCGGTATCCGATCTCTTCGCCCCGGTGTCGGGGGTGGTGACGGCAGTCAACGAAGCGCTGCGCGATGCCCCCGAGAAGGTCAACGAGGATGCCTACGGCGCCGGCTGGATGATTCGCCTGCAGTTGGAGGAAGGCGCGGACCGGAGTTTCCTGATGGACGCCGAAGATTACGGCAAGCTGATTGCCCACTGA
- the ftsE gene encoding cell division ATP-binding protein FtsE, translated as MVEFHNVTMRYPTGYEALKDVSFMLPRGSFHFLTGHSGAGKTSVLKLIYRAEVASQGHVMINGRNMGKLSARQLPEVRRGIGVIFQDYKLLYDRSVFDNVALAMEVAGHDPARISVQVARTLEYVGLGERMHLSPIALSGGEQQRVAIARAIINRPALVIADEPTGNLDRAMARRILSLFQAMHRQGTTVLLVSHDEELAAETGHPRIALVSGHLTVVPPSARFQSRVAAS; from the coding sequence ATGGTCGAGTTTCATAATGTCACCATGCGTTACCCAACAGGATACGAGGCGCTCAAAGACGTCTCGTTCATGTTGCCGCGTGGTTCGTTCCATTTTCTCACCGGCCATTCGGGAGCGGGCAAGACCTCCGTGCTCAAGCTAATCTATCGGGCGGAGGTGGCTTCCCAGGGCCATGTCATGATCAACGGACGCAACATGGGCAAGCTTTCGGCGCGGCAGTTGCCCGAGGTGCGGCGCGGCATCGGGGTGATTTTCCAGGATTACAAGCTGCTCTACGATCGCAGTGTCTTCGACAACGTGGCCCTGGCCATGGAAGTGGCCGGTCACGATCCGGCCCGCATCAGCGTTCAGGTGGCGCGCACCCTGGAGTACGTCGGTCTGGGGGAACGCATGCACTTGAGCCCCATCGCCCTCTCCGGCGGGGAGCAGCAACGGGTGGCCATCGCCCGAGCCATCATCAACCGGCCCGCGCTGGTCATCGCCGACGAACCCACCGGCAATCTGGATCGCGCCATGGCCCGGCGCATTCTCTCTCTTTTTCAAGCCATGCACCGTCAAGGGACCACGGTTCTGCTGGTCTCCCATGACGAGGAATTGGCAGCGGAGACCGGCCATCCCCGCATTGCCCTGGTGAGCGGACACCTGACCGTGGTGCCTCCGTCCGCCCGGTTCCAGTCCAGGGTTGCAGCCTCATGA